In the Styela clava chromosome 8, kaStyClav1.hap1.2, whole genome shotgun sequence genome, one interval contains:
- the LOC120346290 gene encoding calcium and integrin-binding family member 2-like, which translates to MGNRQAVLSPEKLEQYQDCTYFSKTEIVRLYQRFRELGPDIVPSFMPNDCVESVLVPAQLVGMMSELKDNPFVEQIISVFSDNGTGYMNFENFLDMFNVMNDQASVDLKTIYAFKIFDNDKDKSLNSTDLKWALQKLTKNELNRNEIELVVEKVIEESEMDDDWEISFMEFEHVVARSPDFKNTFRLRI; encoded by the exons ATGGGCAATCGTCAAGCTGTGCTCTCACCCGAAAAACTAGAACAATATCAG GACTGTACGTATTTTTCGAAAACTGAAATAGTTAG ATTGTACCAACGATTTCGCGAGCTTGGCCCGGATATAGTCCCGTCTTTTATGCCGAATGACTGCGTGGAAAGTGTTCTTGTTCCGGCGCAACTTGTTGGAATGATGTCGGAACTCAAG gaCAACCCGTTTGTGGAACAAATTATCAGTGTGTTTTCTGACAATGGAACGGGATATATGAACTTTGAAAACTTTCTGGATATGTTCAACGTGATGAATGATCAAGCATCCGTTGATTTGAAAACCATCTACGCCTTCAagatttttg ATAACGACAAGGACAAATCACTGAATTCTACAGACTTGAAATGGGCACTACAGAAGCTAACTAAAAATGAACTTAATAGAAACGAGATTGAATTAGTCGTCGAAAAG GTTATTGAAGAAAGCGAGATGGATGACGATTGGGAAATATCATTTATGGAATTTGAACATGTCGTAGCTAGGTCTCCCGACTTTAAAAA TACATTTCGACTGAGAATATGA